A window from Primulina eburnea isolate SZY01 chromosome 2, ASM2296580v1, whole genome shotgun sequence encodes these proteins:
- the LOC140823677 gene encoding transcription termination factor MTERF6, chloroplastic/mitochondrial: METSCHSNSIMWFFKDRDFDDKSIREMFQKCKRLEGVEREKASENWDYLKSIGIQERKLPALVGKCPKILTLDLHDRLIPVIQCLVTLETKPNEVASAITKFPHILLHSVEEKLCPLLAFFEALGAPEKLLGKMILLNPRIISYSIEFKLSQIVDFLASLGLSKDGIIGKVLVKHSFIMGYSVDKRLRPTSEFLKSLGLTETHLQRIAINFPEVLCRDANKTLRPNVTYLKSCGFNSSQIAALVAGYPPVLVKSASNSLGPRINFLAQVMGRQISEIADYPEFFRHGLKKKLESRQKLLKQKHIHCTLSEMLDCNQKKFLLKFGLVEQLG, from the coding sequence ATGGAAACAAGTTGCCACAGTAATTCCATCATGTGGTTTTTCAAAGACAGAGACTTTGATGACAAAAGTATTCGTGAAATGTTCCAGAAGTGCAAGCGCCTTGAGGGTGTTGAAAGGGAAAAAGCCTCAGAAAACTGGGATTACTTGAAAAGTATAGGTATTCAAGAGAGGAAACTTCCTGCCCTTGTTGGAAAGTGCCCCAAAATTCTTACTCTTGACCTGCACGACAGACTCATTCCAGTGATTCAGTGCCTTGTAACATTGGAGACAAAACCAAATGAGGTAGCTTCTGCCATAACAAAATTTCCGCACATACTCTTGCACAGCGTGGAGGAGAAGCTCTGTCCGCTCCTTGCTTTTTTTGAAGCTCTTGGTGCACCTGAGAAGCTACTTGGAAAAATGATATTGTTAAACCCTAGAATAATCAGTTATAGCATCGAATTCAAGTTATCACAGATAGTGGATTTTCTAGCCAGCCTCGGTCTATCCAAAGATGGGATTATTGGTAAAGTTTTGGTCAAACACTCATTTATCATGGGTTACAGTGTTGATAAACGTCTCCGTCCAACTTCGGAATTCTTGAAATCATTAGGCCTTACAGAAACTCACCTCCAAAGGATTGCAATTAATTTCCCGGAGGTTCTGTGTCGGGACGCCAATAAGACTCTTAGACCTAATGTCACATACCTCAAATCATGTGGTTTTAATTCGAGCCAGATAGCAGCATTGGTGGCCGGTTATCCTCCAGTTCTGGTGAAGAGCGCCAGTAATTCTTTAGGACCAAGGATCAATTTCTTGGCGCAGGTGATGGGGAGGCAAATTAGTGAAATTGCTGATTATCCCGAGTTCTTTAGGCACGGTTTGAAGAAGAAATTAGAGTCGAGGCAAAAACTTTTGAAGCAAAAGCACATACATTGTACGTTGAGTGAAATGCTGGACTGTAACCAGAAGAAATTTCTATTGAAATTCGGTTTGGTTGAGCAACTTGGTTAA
- the LOC140823678 gene encoding protein PSK SIMULATOR 1-like isoform X3 translates to MGGRSSKQSSTKNPYAGSNTGQEKLYSPRQKRRNTMEEGQILVKESQKSSATYGNVSNEEFYDGIPQYKRSSLSQQSRSLRVSEVSSLLGRAGSVGLGRAVEVLDTLGSSMTNFNSSHGFVSGASTKNNELSILAFEVANTIVKGSNLMHSLSKRSIRKLKDLVLPAESVQQLISTDEDKLLKIVAADKREELKVFLEEVVRFGNRCKDPQWHNLDRFFEKRSDRNPQKLSREVAESVMQQLMTSVQLTAELYQEQHELERFEQDYLHRRLEELKHNASQKGDRDYNLTIMAAELKSQKKLVKNLKKKSLWSRRMEEVMGQLVDTVLFLNHEINNTLGNPAVVEGGGPENVSRGSQQTLGDAGLALHYANIILQIDSIVARSSSMSPNSRDTLYQSLPPNVKASLRSKLQCFKIEEELTVTEIKDEMEKMLSWLVPTATNTAKAHHGFGWVGEWANTG, encoded by the exons ATGGGAGGGCGGAGTTCAAAACAGTCTTCAACAAAAAATCCTTACGCAGGCAGTAACACAGGTCAAGAAAAGCTGTATTCTCCGAGGCAGAAACGGCGAAATACAATGGAGGAGGGTCAAATATTAGTGAAAGAATCCCAGAAATCGTCAGCTACATATGGAAATGTCAGTAATGAAGAATTTTATGATGGGATCCCCCAGTATAAGAGGAGTAGTTTATCCCAGCAATCAAGATCATTAAgg GTTTCAGAAGTGAGTTCTCTTTTGGGCAGAGCAGGCAGTGTTGGCCTTGGAAGGGCTGTTGAAGTTTTAGACACACTAGGAAGTAGTATGACCAATTTTAACTCAAGCCACGGTTTTGTTTCTGGAGCATCAACCAAAAACAATGAACTCTCAATCCTGGCATTCGAGGTTGCCAATACGATCGTTAAGGGATCAAACCTTATGCATTCACTTTCAAAGCGAAGCATACGAAAACTAAAAGACTTGGTGCTTCCTGCAGAGAGTGTTCAACAATTAATATCAACAGACGAGGATAAACTTTTGAAGATTGTTGCCGCAGACAAGAG GGAGGAGCTGAAAGTTTTCTTGGAAGAAGTAGTTCGCTTTGGAAATCGATGTAAAGATCCACAGTGGCATAATTTGGACCGCTTCTTTGAGAA ACGTAGCGATCGTAATCCCCAGAAGCTCTCGAGAGAAGTAGCAGAATCTGTGATGCAGCAACTGATGACTTCAGTTCAACTTACAGCC GAGCTATACCAGGAACAGCATGAAttagaaagatttgaacaagaTTATCTTCACAGGCGTCTGGAAGAGCTTAAACACAATGCTTCACAAAAAG GGGATAGGGACTACAACCTAACCATTATGGCAGCAGAATTGAAAAGCCAAAAGAAGCTagtgaaaaatttaaaaaagaaGTCACTTTGGTCCAGAAGAATGGAAGAG GTTATGGGGCAGCTTGTAGATACTGTGCTATTCTTGAACCATGAGATAAACAATACGCTGGGCAATCCAG CAGTGGTAGAAGGCGGAGGACCAGAAAATGTGTCGCGTGGTAGCCAGCAGACATTGGGGGATGCTGGACTTGCGTTACATTATGCTAATATAATTCTCCAAATTGATTCGATT GTAGCTCGTTCGAGTTCGATGTCTCCAAACTCCAGGGACACTTTGTATCAGAGCTTGCCACCAAATGTCAAAGCTTCTTTGCGATCCAAATTACAGTGTTTcaaaatcgaggaggag CTCACTGTGACAGAAATCAAAGATGAGATGGAAAAGATGTTGAGCTGGCTTGTTCCTACTGCTACAAACACAGCCAA AGCTCATCATGGCTTTGGTTGGGTTGGAGAGTGGGCCAACACAGGGTGA
- the LOC140823678 gene encoding protein PSK SIMULATOR 1-like isoform X1 — MGGRSSKQSSTKNPYAGSNTGQEKLYSPRQKRRNTMEEGQILVKESQKSSATYGNVSNEEFYDGIPQYKRSSLSQQSRSLRVSEVSSLLGRAGSVGLGRAVEVLDTLGSSMTNFNSSHGFVSGASTKNNELSILAFEVANTIVKGSNLMHSLSKRSIRKLKDLVLPAESVQQLISTDEDKLLKIVAADKREELKVFLEEVVRFGNRCKDPQWHNLDRFFEKRSDRNPQKLSREVAESVMQQLMTSVQLTAELYQEQHELERFEQDYLHRRLEELKHNASQKGDRDYNLTIMAAELKSQKKLVKNLKKKSLWSRRMEEVMGQLVDTVLFLNHEINNTLGNPAVVEGGGPENVSRGSQQTLGDAGLALHYANIILQIDSIVARSSSMSPNSRDTLYQSLPPNVKASLRSKLQCFKIEEELTVTEIKDEMEKMLSWLVPTATNTAKAHHGFGWVGEWANTGSEQNRRTAAPIDVMKIETLQHADWQKTETYILDLLLWLNYLVSRSKSRPEAIGIAKITLRDESEEQTIHMKNDSVSSPSLWKEDQEVILDKNDIGLGDDIQLDVIDRVEIEL, encoded by the exons ATGGGAGGGCGGAGTTCAAAACAGTCTTCAACAAAAAATCCTTACGCAGGCAGTAACACAGGTCAAGAAAAGCTGTATTCTCCGAGGCAGAAACGGCGAAATACAATGGAGGAGGGTCAAATATTAGTGAAAGAATCCCAGAAATCGTCAGCTACATATGGAAATGTCAGTAATGAAGAATTTTATGATGGGATCCCCCAGTATAAGAGGAGTAGTTTATCCCAGCAATCAAGATCATTAAgg GTTTCAGAAGTGAGTTCTCTTTTGGGCAGAGCAGGCAGTGTTGGCCTTGGAAGGGCTGTTGAAGTTTTAGACACACTAGGAAGTAGTATGACCAATTTTAACTCAAGCCACGGTTTTGTTTCTGGAGCATCAACCAAAAACAATGAACTCTCAATCCTGGCATTCGAGGTTGCCAATACGATCGTTAAGGGATCAAACCTTATGCATTCACTTTCAAAGCGAAGCATACGAAAACTAAAAGACTTGGTGCTTCCTGCAGAGAGTGTTCAACAATTAATATCAACAGACGAGGATAAACTTTTGAAGATTGTTGCCGCAGACAAGAG GGAGGAGCTGAAAGTTTTCTTGGAAGAAGTAGTTCGCTTTGGAAATCGATGTAAAGATCCACAGTGGCATAATTTGGACCGCTTCTTTGAGAA ACGTAGCGATCGTAATCCCCAGAAGCTCTCGAGAGAAGTAGCAGAATCTGTGATGCAGCAACTGATGACTTCAGTTCAACTTACAGCC GAGCTATACCAGGAACAGCATGAAttagaaagatttgaacaagaTTATCTTCACAGGCGTCTGGAAGAGCTTAAACACAATGCTTCACAAAAAG GGGATAGGGACTACAACCTAACCATTATGGCAGCAGAATTGAAAAGCCAAAAGAAGCTagtgaaaaatttaaaaaagaaGTCACTTTGGTCCAGAAGAATGGAAGAG GTTATGGGGCAGCTTGTAGATACTGTGCTATTCTTGAACCATGAGATAAACAATACGCTGGGCAATCCAG CAGTGGTAGAAGGCGGAGGACCAGAAAATGTGTCGCGTGGTAGCCAGCAGACATTGGGGGATGCTGGACTTGCGTTACATTATGCTAATATAATTCTCCAAATTGATTCGATT GTAGCTCGTTCGAGTTCGATGTCTCCAAACTCCAGGGACACTTTGTATCAGAGCTTGCCACCAAATGTCAAAGCTTCTTTGCGATCCAAATTACAGTGTTTcaaaatcgaggaggag CTCACTGTGACAGAAATCAAAGATGAGATGGAAAAGATGTTGAGCTGGCTTGTTCCTACTGCTACAAACACAGCCAA AGCTCATCATGGCTTTGGTTGGGTTGGAGAGTGGGCCAACACAGG CTCGGAACAGAATCGCAGGACAGCTGCTCCAATCGATGTTATGAAAATCGAGACGCTACAGCACGCAGATTGGCAGAAAACAGAAACTTACATTCTTGATCTCTTGTTGTGGCTAAATTATTTGGTTAGCCGATCCAAATCTAGGCCCGAGGCCATTGGCATCGCAAAGATAACCCTTCGTGATGAATCAGAAGAACAGACAATTCACATGAAAAACGATTCAGTTTCATCACCATCTTTGTGGAAGGAGGATCAAGAGGTGATACTTGACAAAAATGACATTGGACTTGGTGATGATATACAGTTGGATGTGATTGATAGAGTTGAGATCGAGTTATAG
- the LOC140823678 gene encoding protein PSK SIMULATOR 1-like isoform X2: protein MGGRSSKQSSTKNPYAGSNTGQEKLYSPRQKRRNTMEEGQILVKESQKSSATYGNVSNEEFYDGIPQYKRSSLSQQSRSLRVSEVSSLLGRAGSVGLGRAVEVLDTLGSSMTNFNSSHGFVSGASTKNNELSILAFEVANTIVKGSNLMHSLSKRSIRKLKDLVLPAESVQQLISTDEDKLLKIVAADKREELKVFLEEVVRFGNRCKDPQWHNLDRFFEKRSDRNPQKLSREVAESVMQQLMTSVQLTAELYQEQHELERFEQDYLHRRLEELKHNASQKGDRDYNLTIMAAELKSQKKLVKNLKKKSLWSRRMEEVMGQLVDTVLFLNHEINNTLGNPVVEGGGPENVSRGSQQTLGDAGLALHYANIILQIDSIVARSSSMSPNSRDTLYQSLPPNVKASLRSKLQCFKIEEELTVTEIKDEMEKMLSWLVPTATNTAKAHHGFGWVGEWANTGSEQNRRTAAPIDVMKIETLQHADWQKTETYILDLLLWLNYLVSRSKSRPEAIGIAKITLRDESEEQTIHMKNDSVSSPSLWKEDQEVILDKNDIGLGDDIQLDVIDRVEIEL from the exons ATGGGAGGGCGGAGTTCAAAACAGTCTTCAACAAAAAATCCTTACGCAGGCAGTAACACAGGTCAAGAAAAGCTGTATTCTCCGAGGCAGAAACGGCGAAATACAATGGAGGAGGGTCAAATATTAGTGAAAGAATCCCAGAAATCGTCAGCTACATATGGAAATGTCAGTAATGAAGAATTTTATGATGGGATCCCCCAGTATAAGAGGAGTAGTTTATCCCAGCAATCAAGATCATTAAgg GTTTCAGAAGTGAGTTCTCTTTTGGGCAGAGCAGGCAGTGTTGGCCTTGGAAGGGCTGTTGAAGTTTTAGACACACTAGGAAGTAGTATGACCAATTTTAACTCAAGCCACGGTTTTGTTTCTGGAGCATCAACCAAAAACAATGAACTCTCAATCCTGGCATTCGAGGTTGCCAATACGATCGTTAAGGGATCAAACCTTATGCATTCACTTTCAAAGCGAAGCATACGAAAACTAAAAGACTTGGTGCTTCCTGCAGAGAGTGTTCAACAATTAATATCAACAGACGAGGATAAACTTTTGAAGATTGTTGCCGCAGACAAGAG GGAGGAGCTGAAAGTTTTCTTGGAAGAAGTAGTTCGCTTTGGAAATCGATGTAAAGATCCACAGTGGCATAATTTGGACCGCTTCTTTGAGAA ACGTAGCGATCGTAATCCCCAGAAGCTCTCGAGAGAAGTAGCAGAATCTGTGATGCAGCAACTGATGACTTCAGTTCAACTTACAGCC GAGCTATACCAGGAACAGCATGAAttagaaagatttgaacaagaTTATCTTCACAGGCGTCTGGAAGAGCTTAAACACAATGCTTCACAAAAAG GGGATAGGGACTACAACCTAACCATTATGGCAGCAGAATTGAAAAGCCAAAAGAAGCTagtgaaaaatttaaaaaagaaGTCACTTTGGTCCAGAAGAATGGAAGAG GTTATGGGGCAGCTTGTAGATACTGTGCTATTCTTGAACCATGAGATAAACAATACGCTGGGCAATCCAG TGGTAGAAGGCGGAGGACCAGAAAATGTGTCGCGTGGTAGCCAGCAGACATTGGGGGATGCTGGACTTGCGTTACATTATGCTAATATAATTCTCCAAATTGATTCGATT GTAGCTCGTTCGAGTTCGATGTCTCCAAACTCCAGGGACACTTTGTATCAGAGCTTGCCACCAAATGTCAAAGCTTCTTTGCGATCCAAATTACAGTGTTTcaaaatcgaggaggag CTCACTGTGACAGAAATCAAAGATGAGATGGAAAAGATGTTGAGCTGGCTTGTTCCTACTGCTACAAACACAGCCAA AGCTCATCATGGCTTTGGTTGGGTTGGAGAGTGGGCCAACACAGG CTCGGAACAGAATCGCAGGACAGCTGCTCCAATCGATGTTATGAAAATCGAGACGCTACAGCACGCAGATTGGCAGAAAACAGAAACTTACATTCTTGATCTCTTGTTGTGGCTAAATTATTTGGTTAGCCGATCCAAATCTAGGCCCGAGGCCATTGGCATCGCAAAGATAACCCTTCGTGATGAATCAGAAGAACAGACAATTCACATGAAAAACGATTCAGTTTCATCACCATCTTTGTGGAAGGAGGATCAAGAGGTGATACTTGACAAAAATGACATTGGACTTGGTGATGATATACAGTTGGATGTGATTGATAGAGTTGAGATCGAGTTATAG
- the LOC140824373 gene encoding uncharacterized protein, with protein MQLLLAIFNSIIQWNGPPRKSMVSLAGNHSLRLEKRRMEDCTNKNENPPAPYHIYHNHHREIIELEHESNQNFASRGSRLRLSRSEIVLLEDHNQGLQSFQVQEIIEDGNGLFYIVVSDDCPSQLLNLFIGVHSSRLEPSWEDMKLWYQVQRQTKVLNIFKEQGISSKHLPEIIATGRIVHSGPCEKQSPKGRCDNTWCGTPMLVMCPVGEPVSSIIAHNGPISAEETVRCCRDCLAALRSARTANIMHGDICPENILRILDYQDSRKQSLFVTVSWGHAVLEDKDSPSLNLQFSSSHALQHGKLCPSSDLESLVYLTYFVSGGAMPQQDSIESALKWRQKCWSKRIFQQKLGEVSPLLKAFTDYVDNLCGTPYKIDYDVWLKKLNRVVDSSVEKGKMVEKVLRLKDVAESSGTSGGGNSL; from the coding sequence ATGCAACTACTTTTGGCAATTTTCAACTCCATTATTCAGTGGAATGGGCCTCCAAGAAAGTCGATGGTCTCACTTGCCGGCAACCACAGTCTCCGTTTAGAAAAACGCAGAATGGAGGATTGCACTAACAAAAATGAAAACCCTCCAGCCCCTTATCATATTTATCACAACCATCATAGAGAAATTATCGAATTAGAGCATGAAAGTAATCAGAATTTTGCATCCAGAGGATCACGCTTGAGGCTTAGCCGGAGTGAAATAGTATTACTTGAAGATCACAACCAAGGACTTCAAAGTTTCCAAGTTCAAGAAATTATAGAAGACGGGAATGGATTGTTCTATATCGTTGTTTCTGACGACTGTCCTTCACAGTTGTTGAATTTGTTCATTGGTGTTCATAGCTCTCGTTTGGAGCCATCTTGGGAAGACATGAAACTGTGGTATCAAGTCCAAAGGCAAACTAAAGTGTTGAACATTTTTAAAGAACAGGGTATTTCAAGCAAACATCTACCTGAAATAATAGCAACAGGCAGAATAGTGCATTCTGGCCCATGTGAAAAGCAAAGCCCAAAGGGGCGTTGCGACAATACATGGTGTGGAACACCGATGCTTGTCATGTGTCCGGTTGGGGAGCCGGTTTCTTCTATCATAGCCCATAATGGCCCAATTTCGGCAGAAGAAACTGTACGTTGTTGTCGAGATTGTCTTGCAGCTTTAAGAAGTGCAAGGACCGCAAACATCATGCACGGTGATATTTGTCCGGAGAATATATTGCGTATTCTTGATTACCAAGACTCAAGAAAACAAAGCTTGTTTGTTACAGTTTCATGGGGACATGCCGTGTTGGAGGATAAAGACAGCCCTTCATTAAACTTACAGTTCTCTTCTAGTCATGCACTCCAGCATGGTAAACTTTGCCCCTCATCTGATTTGGAGAGCCTCGTTTACCTTACTTACTTTGTTTCCGGTGGAGCCATGCCACAGCAAGATTCTATAGAATCAGCTCTGAAATGGCGGCAGAAATGCTGGTCAAAACGTATATTTCAGCAGAAGCTAGGCGAGGTTTCACCTCTGTTAAAGGCATTCACAGATTACGTGGATAATCTGTGTGGGACACCATATAAAATCGACTACGATGTTTGGTTGAAGAAACTGAATAGAGTTGTGGATAGCTCGGTTGAGAAGGGGAAAATGGTTGAAAAAGTGCTGAGACTGAAGGATGTTGCAGAGTCTTCAGGAACTTCTGGCGGTGGGAATTCTTTATGA
- the LOC140823679 gene encoding uncharacterized protein yields the protein MRPGLQKNESDSSSSGPSFDGSFRMPASSIQTTSSPSSKFIPTSKRVYKVLKEYTTKLVDLNIFTKYLEDWVTDNLHGKTNPSKKRFSTLFPLDEIRTLDFALEGVLFQQLMRMPCPPYSSNNLKEDEYSALEDFLLTAAKGLWHAFWHKTKPFPYFVSCPYDHGSKFYTVEKAISRERLNRVCGAALMINNKGSFSAHWDNVVKFVLFRQDITNGKEFGFFLFCFLRGSFLCRSYTAFSEFEQVQYC from the exons ATGAGGCCAG GTCTTCAGAAAAATGAGTCTGATTCATCATCCTCAGGCCCAAGTTTCGATGGAAGTTTCAGGATGCCTG CGTCTTCTATCCAAACTACATCCAGCCCATCGAGCAAGTTCATCCCCACTTCAAAAAGGGTATACAAAGTACTCAAGGAATACACAACAAAACTTGTAGACCTTAATATCTTCACAAAGTATCTGGAGGATTGGGTGACAGATAATTTACACGGTAAAACAAATCCCAGCAAAAAAAGGTTTAGCACCCTCTTCCCGTTGGATGAGATACGTACGCTTGATTTTGCTTTGGAAGGAGTTTTATTTCAGCAACTAATGCGCATGCCTTGCCCACCTTACTCCTCCAACAACCTCAAAGAAGATGAGTATTCAGCACTTGAAGATTTTCTTCTTACTGCTGCTAAAGGACTTTGGCATGCATTTTGGCATAAGACTAAACCGTTTCCATATTTCGTGTCGTGTCCTTATGATCATGGATCCAAGTTTTACACCGTTGAGAAAGCAATATCGAGGGAAAGACTTAATCGGGTCTGTGGTGCTGCTCTGATGATAAATAATAAGGGAAGTTTTTCTGCTCATTGGGATAATGTAGTAAAGTTCGTGTTGTTCAGACAAGACATTACAAATGGAAAGGAATTTGGATTTTTCCTATTCTGCTTTTTGCGAGGCTCTTTTCTATGCCGTTCATATACTGCTTTCTCGGAGTTTGAGCAAGTCCAATACTGTTAA
- the LOC140824806 gene encoding phosphopantetheine adenylyltransferase-like, protein MHVARLSASFISSQYCHFSAEINSAKTPPLQGKIMAISDDNLGPNSPFSLPNSYGSVVLGGTFDRLHDGHRQFLKAAAVVARDRVVVGVCDGPMLAKKKYANLIEPIEQRMKHVEDYIKSVKPGIIVQAEPIVDPYGPSIDDENLEAIIVSKETFPGGLSVNKKRAERGLSQLKIEVVDLVPGECGGDKLSSTALRRLEAEKLQLKG, encoded by the exons ATGCACGTGGCCCGATTATCGGCCTCTTTCATTAGTTCTCAATATTGCCACTTTTCAGCTGAAATTAATAGCGCCAAGACTCCACCTTTACAGGGGAAAATAATGGCAATATCAGACGATAATTTGGGCCCTAATTCACCCTTTTCACTTCCAAATTCATATGGATCGGTGGTTCTAGGCGGAACCTTCGACCGCTTACACGACGGTCATCGCCAATTCCTGAAG GCTGCGGCGGTGGTGGCGAGGGATCGGGTCGTGGTTGGTGTTTGCGATGGTCCTATGCTAGCTAAAAAGAAG TATGCTAATCTAATAGAGCCAATTGAACAAAGAATGAAACACGTTGAGGATTACATAAAG TCAGTTAAACCAGGGATAATTGTGCAAGCAGAACCCATTGTTGATCCCTATGGCCCTTCAATCGATGATGAGAATTTGGAGGCTATAATTGTCAG CAAGGAAACATTTCCTGGTGGACTATCTGTTAATAAGAAGAGGGCAGAGAGGGGCCTTTCCCAGCTAAAG ATTGAAGTAGTAGATTTAGTCCCCGGAGAATGTGGTGGAGACAAATTGAGTTCTACAGCATTAAGAAGACTTGAGGCTGAGAAGCTGCAGCTTAAAGGTTAG
- the LOC140823681 gene encoding N-acylphosphatidylethanolamine synthase-like, with the protein MNSNLSNSSSVNFIGKCIPITRGGGIYQEHMNEALDYLRDGSWLHTFPEGKVCQEDAPIRRLKWGTASLIVRAPITPIVLPIVHNGFDKVMPEKYIFGRRPPFPLWNREIRIVIGEPMIFDIPKLKPRAVEMSRDLSFSSVGWPNTTPCGLDEAAQRCLYKIISERIQVAMEDLRNAASSAGKTFLKARN; encoded by the exons ATGAATTCGAATTTGTCTAATTCATCGAGTGTAAACTTTATAGGTAAATGTATTCCGATAACAAGGGGAGGTGGAATCTATCAGGAGCATATGAATGAGGCTCTTGACTACTTGAGAGATGGATCTTGG TTGCATACATTTCCAGAGGGAAAAGTGTGTCAAGAAGATGCACCTATACGAAGATTGAAGTGGGGGACTGCCAGTCTCATTGTTCGAGCCCCCATAACTCCAATAGTTTTGCCTATAGTTCATAATGGTTTTGACAAG GTGATGCCCGAGAAGTATATTTTTGGAAGAAGACCTCCTTTTCCCTTGTGGAACAGGGAGATAAGGATAGTTATCGGTGAACCAATGATATTCGACATCCCTAAATTAAAGCCAAGGGCTGTAGAGATGTCAAGGGATTTATCGTTTTCTAGTGTTGGATGGCCCAACACCACTCCTTGTGGACTCGATGAAGCAGCACAAAGATGTctatataaaattatttcagAACGCATTCAGGTGGCCATGGAGGATTTGCGGAATGCTGCTTCTTCTGCTGGTAAAACATTTCTAAAGGCACGCAACTGA